In Musa acuminata AAA Group cultivar baxijiao chromosome BXJ2-8, Cavendish_Baxijiao_AAA, whole genome shotgun sequence, one genomic interval encodes:
- the LOC135619577 gene encoding protein VAPYRIN-like yields the protein MDRLINLEPSSQVVIRVEPTQKCCGELTLRNVMYTMPVAFRLDPVNRLRYAIRPRSGIIAPLATLLVEFTYLLPLDSPLPDSLPRCDDRFLLHSVVVPSASLKVPASISDSIPGEWFTNKKKQVFIDSGIRIFFVGSAVLTRLVEDGLMDSVREVLERSEPEWRAVDSVDSEGRTLLHLAIAQCRPELVQLLLEFEPDVEAADRNGRTPLEAAAAAGEALIAEILIARRASVERSRGSDLGPLHLAAAAGHAEVVRLLLLNGAAVDAPAADGRTALRLAAEGRRHDCAKLLLKAGARVDARGGADGGMPLHAAAAGGDEAIVKLLLTRGVAGIKEVRNAAGLTAYDLAAEGGHVRMLDALRLGDALATAARKGEVQAAARLVDRGAAVNGRDQHGWTALMRAAFKGRVEAIRVLTDKGAEVEARDEDGYTALHCAAEAGYAEAVEALLRRGADIGARTAKGATAAEIAASHGYDGIVRILARGSTAPLVEKRRGGDVGAKKGKEREGRRKKSEIGGSDGGRVSVRNGGRLHRARAAVEVAWSH from the coding sequence ATGGATAGGCTGATAAACCTGGAGCCGTCCAGCCAGGTCGTCATCCGCGTCGAACCCACCCAGAAATGCTGCGGTGAGCTCACCCTGCGCAATGTCATGTACACCATGCCGGTCGCCTTCCGGCTCGACCCCGTCAACCGGCTTCGCTACGCGATCCGGCCCCGGTCGGGCATCATCGCCCCCTTGGCTACTCTCCTCGTGGAGTTCACCTACCTCCTCCCCCTCGACTCGCCCCTCCCCGACTCCCTCCCGCGCTGCGACGACCGGTTCCTCCTCCACAGCGTCGTCGTCCCCAGCGCCTCCCTCAAGGTCCCCGCCTCCATCTCCGACTCGATCCCCGGTGAGTGGTTCACCAACAAGAAGAAGCAAGTGTTCATAGATAGCGGCATCAGGATTTTCTTCGTTGGATCGGCCGTGCTGACTCGGCTTGTGGAGGACGGGTTGATGGACTCGGTCAGGGAGGTGCTCGAACGGAGCGAGCCGGAGTGGCGGGCCGTCGACTCGGTCGACTCGGAGGGTCGGACGCTGCTCCATTTGGCCATCGCCCAGTGCCGGCCGGAATTGGTTCAGTTGCTCCTCGAGTTCGAACCCGACGTGGAGGCCGCGGACCGGAATGGCCGGACGCCGCTGGAGGCGGCTGCGGCCGCCGGGGAGGCCCTGATCGCAGAGATCCTCATCGCGCGGCGGGCGTCGGTGGAGCGGTCGCGGGGGTCGGACCTAGGCCCGCTGcacctcgccgccgccgccggccacGCCGAAGTCGTCCGTCTCCTCCTGCTCAATGGCGCGGCCGTGGACGCGCCGGCGGCGGACGGGCGGACGGCGCTTCGCCTGGCGGCGGAGGGGCGGCGGCATGACTGCGCGAAGCTGCTGCTGAAGGCGGGAGCGAGGGTGGACGCCCGTGGCGGTGCCGACGGTGGGATGCCGCTACACGCGGCTGCGGCCGGCGGGGACGAAGCCATAGTCAAACTGCTGCTGACCAGGGGTGTAGCGGGGATTAAGGAGGTGCGGAACGCAGCGGGGCTGACGGCGTACGACCTCGCGGCGGAGGGAGGCCACGTGAGGATGCTGGACGCGTTGAGGCTGGGGGACGCGCTGGCGACGGCGGCGAGGAAGGGGGAGGTGCAAGCGGCGGCGCGCCTGGTGGATAGAGGCGCAGCGGTGAACGGGAGGGACCAGCACGGGTGGACGGCGCTGATGAGGGCGGCGTTCAAGGGGAGAGTGGAGGCGATACGGGTGCTGACGGACAAGGGGGCGGAGGTGGAGGCCAGAGACGAGGACGGCTACACGGCGCTTCACTGCGCAGCCGAGGCTGGGTACGCGGAGGCGGTGGAGGCGCTTCTGAGGCGGGGGGCCGACATCGGGGCACGCACTGCGAAGGGAGCGACGGCGGCGGAGATCGCCGCCTCCCACGGATACGACGGCATCGTGAGGATCCTGGCCCGCGGAAGCACCGCGCCGTTGGTGGAAAAGCGAAGGGGCGGAGACGTGGGAGCAAagaagggaaaagagagggagggGCGGAGGAAGAAGAGTGAGATCGGTGGCAGCGACGGCGGCAGAGTGTCGGTGAGGAACGGCGGTCGGCTCCACAGGGCCAGGGCGGCGGTGGAGGTGGCTTGGTCGCACTAG
- the LOC135619578 gene encoding uncharacterized protein LOC135619578 isoform X1, protein MSKCYCIWIIVVLFLAEKRNFSCRDPSITNPQMEEKCDSAGNAEVKNAKEEFHLKLKTKEKGTMTEKEEKEEITVEVNTKAVKKEKGKFKHEDNDDKCRSESEEKTRKEVNDRDVEAGEVNTKDKGKAKKKDKGSKDKEEKMKKGKSKDKMEEDGELVEKDKSTVKKKDEDCDQKNKDGETKKVEKKEKEKAKKDEDGERGEKRKHKEKDGEPKKDKKKDEEVDEISESKKDKKKEKDEKKDKKKDEEVDEIRELKKDEEKEKKDEKKKDEDKKSKEDKKKEKKDKHDESKVDKSDAKEVSQKELKNGDKPGEHKDTEEKNKHGDSEGEEMKCKQELKEKKKLKEKNSEEKEKTKKKTKDGEHELKVEKEDDTENKKSKKEKKGIVTVADQMTHEDLQNKLEKDLEHKTELAHAEAKCKVGGDSNEDEHKVREAEAMKEEADEDGKKKKDKKDKKKKEKSEGEATEKEDKGEKKKEKLDGKEKKNVGKLKQKLEKIEAKMEDLQARKADILKLIQEAEGGGREVEIPKEE, encoded by the exons ATGAGCAAGTGTTACTGCATATGGATCATAGTT GTCTTATTTCTAGCAGAAAAAAGGAATTTTAGCTGCAGAGACCCATCAATCACCAATCCACAAATGGAGGAGAAATGTGACTCTGCCGGCAACGCTGAGGTAAAGAATGCAAAGGAGGAGTTTCATCTCAAgctcaaaacaaaagaaaagggtACAATgacagaaaaagaagagaaggaagagatcaCGGTTGAAGTAAACACAAAAGCTGTGAAGAAAGAGAAGGGCAAGTTCAAGCATGAAGACAACGATGATAAATGCAGAAGTGAGAGTGAGGAGAAAACACGGAAAGAAGTGAATGATAGAGATGTAGAAGCTGGAGAAGTTAATACAAAGGACAAGGGGAAAGCCAAGAAGAAAGACAAGGGGTCAAAGGATAAAGAAGAGAAGATGAAAAAAGGTAAATCAAAGGACAAGATGGAAGAAGATGGAGAGTTGGTAGAAAAGGATAAATCAACagtgaaaaagaaagatgagGATTGTGACCAAAAGAACAAGGATGGGGAGACGAAGAAAGTtgagaagaaggaaaaagagaaagcaAAAAAGGACGAAGATGGTGAGCGCGGGGAGAAGAGGAAACACAAAGAGAAGGATGGAGAGccgaagaaagataagaaaaaggatgaggAAGTGGATGAGATTAGCGAGTCGAAGAAagacaagaaaaaggagaaggatgagaagaaagataagaaaaaggatgaggAGGTGGATGAGATTAGGGAGTTGAAGAAAGAtgaggaaaaggagaagaaggatgaGAAGAAAAAGGACGAAGATAAAAAATCAAAGGAAgacaagaaaaaggagaaaaaggacAAACACGATGAGTCCAAAGTAGACAAAAGTGATGCCAAGGAAGtctcacaaaaagaactaaagaATGGTGACAAACCTGGTGAACACAAAGATACTGAGGAGAAGAATAAACATGGAGATTCGGAGGGTGAAGAGATGAAATGCAAGCAAGAGCTCAAGGAAAAAAAGAAACTGAAAGAGAAAAATAgtgaagaaaaggaaaagacgAAAAAGAAAACCAAGGATGGTGAACATGAATTGAAGGTAGAAAAAGAGGACGATACCGAAaacaagaaaagcaagaaggaaAAGAAGGGAATAGTGACGGTAGCAGACCAAATGACACATGAAGATCTTCAAAACAAGCTTGAGAAAGATTTGGAGCACAAAACGGAGTTGGCACATGCTGAAGCCAAATGCAAGGTTGGGGGTGATTCAAATGAAGATGAACACAAGGTCAGAGAGGCAGAAGCTATGAAAGAGGAAGCAGATGAAGATGGTAAGAAGAAAAAGGATAAAAAagacaagaaaaagaaggaaaaaagcgaAGGTGAAGCAACTGAGAAGGAGGAcaagggagagaagaagaaggagaagcttgatggaaaggagaagaagaatgtTGGGAAGCTCAAACAGAAGTTAGAAAAGATTGAAGCCAAGATGGAAGATCTACAAGCCAGAAAGGCCGACATCTTGAAACTGATACAAGAAGCAGAAGGGGGAGGTCGAGAGGTGGAAATACCCAAGGAAGAGTAA
- the LOC135619578 gene encoding uncharacterized protein LOC135619578 isoform X2, with the protein MEEKCDSAGNAEVKNAKEEFHLKLKTKEKGTMTEKEEKEEITVEVNTKAVKKEKGKFKHEDNDDKCRSESEEKTRKEVNDRDVEAGEVNTKDKGKAKKKDKGSKDKEEKMKKGKSKDKMEEDGELVEKDKSTVKKKDEDCDQKNKDGETKKVEKKEKEKAKKDEDGERGEKRKHKEKDGEPKKDKKKDEEVDEISESKKDKKKEKDEKKDKKKDEEVDEIRELKKDEEKEKKDEKKKDEDKKSKEDKKKEKKDKHDESKVDKSDAKEVSQKELKNGDKPGEHKDTEEKNKHGDSEGEEMKCKQELKEKKKLKEKNSEEKEKTKKKTKDGEHELKVEKEDDTENKKSKKEKKGIVTVADQMTHEDLQNKLEKDLEHKTELAHAEAKCKVGGDSNEDEHKVREAEAMKEEADEDGKKKKDKKDKKKKEKSEGEATEKEDKGEKKKEKLDGKEKKNVGKLKQKLEKIEAKMEDLQARKADILKLIQEAEGGGREVEIPKEE; encoded by the coding sequence ATGGAGGAGAAATGTGACTCTGCCGGCAACGCTGAGGTAAAGAATGCAAAGGAGGAGTTTCATCTCAAgctcaaaacaaaagaaaagggtACAATgacagaaaaagaagagaaggaagagatcaCGGTTGAAGTAAACACAAAAGCTGTGAAGAAAGAGAAGGGCAAGTTCAAGCATGAAGACAACGATGATAAATGCAGAAGTGAGAGTGAGGAGAAAACACGGAAAGAAGTGAATGATAGAGATGTAGAAGCTGGAGAAGTTAATACAAAGGACAAGGGGAAAGCCAAGAAGAAAGACAAGGGGTCAAAGGATAAAGAAGAGAAGATGAAAAAAGGTAAATCAAAGGACAAGATGGAAGAAGATGGAGAGTTGGTAGAAAAGGATAAATCAACagtgaaaaagaaagatgagGATTGTGACCAAAAGAACAAGGATGGGGAGACGAAGAAAGTtgagaagaaggaaaaagagaaagcaAAAAAGGACGAAGATGGTGAGCGCGGGGAGAAGAGGAAACACAAAGAGAAGGATGGAGAGccgaagaaagataagaaaaaggatgaggAAGTGGATGAGATTAGCGAGTCGAAGAAagacaagaaaaaggagaaggatgagaagaaagataagaaaaaggatgaggAGGTGGATGAGATTAGGGAGTTGAAGAAAGAtgaggaaaaggagaagaaggatgaGAAGAAAAAGGACGAAGATAAAAAATCAAAGGAAgacaagaaaaaggagaaaaaggacAAACACGATGAGTCCAAAGTAGACAAAAGTGATGCCAAGGAAGtctcacaaaaagaactaaagaATGGTGACAAACCTGGTGAACACAAAGATACTGAGGAGAAGAATAAACATGGAGATTCGGAGGGTGAAGAGATGAAATGCAAGCAAGAGCTCAAGGAAAAAAAGAAACTGAAAGAGAAAAATAgtgaagaaaaggaaaagacgAAAAAGAAAACCAAGGATGGTGAACATGAATTGAAGGTAGAAAAAGAGGACGATACCGAAaacaagaaaagcaagaaggaaAAGAAGGGAATAGTGACGGTAGCAGACCAAATGACACATGAAGATCTTCAAAACAAGCTTGAGAAAGATTTGGAGCACAAAACGGAGTTGGCACATGCTGAAGCCAAATGCAAGGTTGGGGGTGATTCAAATGAAGATGAACACAAGGTCAGAGAGGCAGAAGCTATGAAAGAGGAAGCAGATGAAGATGGTAAGAAGAAAAAGGATAAAAAagacaagaaaaagaaggaaaaaagcgaAGGTGAAGCAACTGAGAAGGAGGAcaagggagagaagaagaaggagaagcttgatggaaaggagaagaagaatgtTGGGAAGCTCAAACAGAAGTTAGAAAAGATTGAAGCCAAGATGGAAGATCTACAAGCCAGAAAGGCCGACATCTTGAAACTGATACAAGAAGCAGAAGGGGGAGGTCGAGAGGTGGAAATACCCAAGGAAGAGTAA